In Macrotis lagotis isolate mMagLag1 chromosome 8, bilby.v1.9.chrom.fasta, whole genome shotgun sequence, a single genomic region encodes these proteins:
- the LOC141495528 gene encoding serine protease 33-like — protein MEQLGTTWLFPLLLLLPPTTNGEENLWISSGCGQPILKDKVNERIVGGKNARERAWPWQASLRRSRAHICGATLISPSWVLTAAHCFDLPIKVSEFQIVLGELQLFSSPGHSISSSVSKVILHPEFSVGDSSIDDIALLKLARPLYFTPWILPVCLPEANNLLPLNLTCFVTGWGNVMEGVQLSRPYHLQEAKLPLISAKECNKILNNDLHKVTNKMICAGYMKGGVDACQGDSGGPLVCSDMGSWFLVGIVSWGIGCAQPRKPGVYTLVSAYGDWIQREVSEVQLGSYNITVRNDADIHGPHLTSILLLLWGLATHC, from the exons GTGAAGAAAATCTTTGGATAAGTTCAG GCTGTGGTCAGCCAATCCTGAAGGACAAGGTGAATGAGCGCATCGTTGGAGGCAAAAATGCCCGTGAAAGGGCATGGCCATGGCAGGCCAGTCTCAGGCGGTCCAGGGCTCACATCTGTGGGGCTACTCTCATTTCCCCTAGCTGGGTTCTGACAGCTGCCCATTGTTTTGATCT GCCTATCAAGGTGTCCGAGTTTCAGATAGTCCTTGGAGAACTCCAGCTCTTTTCCAGCCCAGGCCATTCCATCTCAAGCTCTGTGAGCAAGGTGATCCTGCACCCAGAATTCTCAGTAGGTGACAGCTCAATAGATGACATCGCCCTCTTGAAGCTAGCTCGGCCTCTCTACTTTACTCCCTGGATTCTGCCTGTCTGTCTCCCTGAGGCCAACAACCTCCTTCCCTTGAACCTGACCTGCTTTGTGACAGGATGGGGGAACGTGATGGAAGGAG TCCAGCTGTCCCGACCATACCACCTGCAGGAAGCAAAGCTGCCACTGATAAGTGCCAAGGAGTGCAACAAGATCCTGAATaatgatttgcacaaggtcaccAACAAAATGATCTGTGCTGGCTATATGAAAGGAGGTGTGGATGCCTGTCAG GGTGATTCTGGGGGTCCTTTGGTATGTTCCGATATGGGTTCCTGGTTCTTGGTGGGAATCGTAAGCTGGGGCATTGGCTGTGCCCAACCCAGAAAACCAGGTGTCTACACTCTTGTTTCTGCCTATGGGGACTGGATCCAGCGTGAAGTATCAGAGGTGCAACTGGGTTCCTATAACATCACAGTCCGGAATGATGCTGACATACATGGTCCCCATCTCACTAGTATCCTTCTGCTCCTATGGGGCCTTGCCACCCACTGCTGA